One Pseudomonas sp. MM213 genomic window, ATGCCACAGGCTTTTTCCAGGAAGACCCGGAACTGTTCGAAATCCAAATTACCCGTAGACAAAGATGCCGCCTCTTAAATCGTGTTAACCACCAAGGGCAAAAGGCCCCTAGCTGATGTCTGCTGCTTTGATCCGGTCAACTACCCGGGATGCCAGGTCATCAGGACGGAATTTGGCCAGGAAGTCATCGGCACCGACTTTCTTGACCATCGCCTGATTGAACACACCCGACAACGAAGTATGCAGGATGATATGAAGCTTTTGCATGCGAGGGTCGTTGCGGATCTCGGCCGTCAGGGTGTACCCGTCCATCTCCGGCATCTCGATGTCGGAGATCATCATCAGGAACTCTTCTTCCGGCTTCTTACCCTCGTCGGCCAGTTTGCGCAGATAATCCAGCGCTTGCCGTCCGTCGTTCAACGCCACCACTTCGACACCGACCGTTTGCAGGCAACGCGTGACCTGCTTGCGCGCCACCGACGAGTCATCGACCGTCAGCACCCGCAGCGACAGCGCCTTGTGCTGGGTTTCGACATCGACCACGCCGACGGAAATCGCTTCCGGTGTCGGCGCCACTTCCGCCAGGATCTTCTCGACGTCGATGATTTCGACTAACTGATTGTCGACCCGAGTCACAGCCGTCAGGTAATGATCGCGTCCGGTGCCCTTGGGAGGCGGATGAATCTCCTCCCAGTTCATGTTGACGATGCGTTCCACCGAGCGCACCAGGAAACCCTGGGTCTTGGTGTTGTACTCCGTGATGATCACGAAAGGATTGCTTTGATCTTTAAGCGCCCCGGAACCAGTCGCCATTGCCAGATCAAGGATCGGAATGGTCGCCCCCCGGATATTTGCCACACCGCACACGACAGGACTGGACTTGGGCATCAGGGTCAGCTTGGGGCATTGCAGCACCTCGCGAACCTTGAACACGTTGATCCCGTACAGCTGCTGGCCGTCGAGACGGAACAACAACAGCTCCAGGCGATTCTGCCCTACCAGTTGCGTGCGCTGGTTTACCGAATCCATTACACCAGCCATGCCCAGACTCCTACACCAACGCTAAGTGTGTTGCGACGCACATTCATCACTAAACGGCACGGCGCTTGCTTTTTAACTTTTATGAACACAGAACCGACATTTTTCCGACGCCTGACATCACCTATCCGCAGATTGCTCTGTGCAGTGTCGGCCGTTTGCCTGTTCAACGCTGGCAGCCCTGCCTTTGCTGACGCAGTTACCTTGCCTGACATGCTTATCGGCGTCACCCAGGGCTTTCTTGAATTCACCGTAGAAGACTATCTGGCTACCAGTCAAACGGAAGGTCGCTACGAAATCCAGGTCAACCAGCTCGACCAGCGACTGCGCATGCCCATGTGCGACAAGGAATTGACAGCCAGCCTCGAGAGTCCGGCCAAGCCGCTGGGCCGGGTCACGGTCAAGGTTCGCTGCGAGGGGGCATCGCCCTGGACAGTCTTCGTACCCGCTCAAGTCCGCCTGTTTCGCGACGTTGTGACCGTCACCCGGCCCCTGCGCCGCGCAGGGATTGTCGAGCCCGATGACGTGACGCTGCGCGAGCGTGACGTCAGCCTGATTGGCCAGGGCTACTTCACATCCGTAGACCAGGCGATCGGCCAGCGACTTACCCGACCAATGGTCACCGACCAGGTGATTACCCTGGTTCATCTCGAACAGGCGGAAGTCATTAGCAAAGGCGATCAGGTGGTGATTACCGCCCGCAGTGGTACGCTCAGCGTGCGAATGCCCGGCGAGGCCCTGTCCAATGGCAGAATGGCCGAGCAGATACGGGTGAAAAACCTCAACTCCAGACGGGTCATCAAGGCGCAGGTTACCGCGCCAGGTCAGGTGGAAGTGTCCATGTAGGATTCTCTGTTCGTGAAGATGTGGCGTTGCCCGAGGCTGTTCCCTAAACTGTGCCGCATGCAGGAGAAGTGCTGGCGCATGCGGGCCCATTTGATAAATGGGTCTAAAGTTTTCACAGGGAGAGCCGAAAACATGGCAAGCGTCCAAATACTCAGAGGTTTTTTACCATGGTCATCGATTTCAGCCGTTTGAACAGCTCCTCGCCACTTACGGGCAGTACACGTACCAGCGTTGCCAAGGAAACTGCCGACGCCGGCAAATCCGCGCCGCTGAATACCCCGGCCGAACAGGCCACTGCCATCAAAAGCGGGGAATCGGTACACCTCAGCAATGAGGCTCAACAGTTGCAACAGGTCACTGACAAGCTGCGCGATCAGCCTGCCGTCGACAACGCCCGTGTGGCCGAGTTGAAAGCAGCGATTGCCGATGGCAGCTATAAAGTCGACAGCAGCCGTGTAGCCAGCAAACTGCTCAACTTCGAAGCCCAGCGCTAGGCTACGGCCCGCGCCAGGCTTTTGGACGCTTAAAAC contains:
- a CDS encoding chemotaxis protein CheV, producing MAGVMDSVNQRTQLVGQNRLELLLFRLDGQQLYGINVFKVREVLQCPKLTLMPKSSPVVCGVANIRGATIPILDLAMATGSGALKDQSNPFVIITEYNTKTQGFLVRSVERIVNMNWEEIHPPPKGTGRDHYLTAVTRVDNQLVEIIDVEKILAEVAPTPEAISVGVVDVETQHKALSLRVLTVDDSSVARKQVTRCLQTVGVEVVALNDGRQALDYLRKLADEGKKPEEEFLMMISDIEMPEMDGYTLTAEIRNDPRMQKLHIILHTSLSGVFNQAMVKKVGADDFLAKFRPDDLASRVVDRIKAADIS
- the flgA gene encoding flagellar basal body P-ring formation chaperone FlgA, translated to MNTEPTFFRRLTSPIRRLLCAVSAVCLFNAGSPAFADAVTLPDMLIGVTQGFLEFTVEDYLATSQTEGRYEIQVNQLDQRLRMPMCDKELTASLESPAKPLGRVTVKVRCEGASPWTVFVPAQVRLFRDVVTVTRPLRRAGIVEPDDVTLRERDVSLIGQGYFTSVDQAIGQRLTRPMVTDQVITLVHLEQAEVISKGDQVVITARSGTLSVRMPGEALSNGRMAEQIRVKNLNSRRVIKAQVTAPGQVEVSM
- the flgM gene encoding flagellar biosynthesis anti-sigma factor FlgM, whose translation is MVIDFSRLNSSSPLTGSTRTSVAKETADAGKSAPLNTPAEQATAIKSGESVHLSNEAQQLQQVTDKLRDQPAVDNARVAELKAAIADGSYKVDSSRVASKLLNFEAQR